The genomic region CGTTCGCGGGCCGCACGGTTATGAGAAGTTCCCTCAGATCGGGCGCGTGGAGATCGGCGACGATGTGGAGATCGGCGCGAATTCCTGCATCGACCGCGCAGCGCTTGGCGCTACGAGCATCGGCGACGGCGTCAAGATCGACAATCTGGTTCACATCGGGCACAACTGCACGATCGGAAAACGCGTGGTCATCGCCGCGCAGACCGGCCTCTCCGGCGGTGTCGTCATTGAGGATGATGCGGTGATCGGTGGTCAAGTGGGAATCGGAGACAAGGCGCGAATCGAAACCGGCGCGGTGCTCGGTTCCGGATGCGGAATCCTTACCTCGAAAATCGTGCGCAAGGGCCAGGTGGTTTGGGGAACACCCGCGCGGCCTCTCAAAGAGCACTTAGAGCAATTGGCGAACCTCTCACGCTTGCCCAAGCTGCGGGAAC from Terriglobia bacterium harbors:
- a CDS encoding DapH/DapD/GlmU-related protein; this translates as VRGPHGYEKFPQIGRVEIGDDVEIGANSCIDRAALGATSIGDGVKIDNLVHIGHNCTIGKRVVIAAQTGLSGGVVIEDDAVIGGQVGIGDKARIETGAVLGSGCGILTSKIVRKGQVVWGTPARPLKEHLEQLANLSRLPKLREQVAELQKRLGKAENG